The Cupriavidus sp. EM10 genome includes a region encoding these proteins:
- a CDS encoding chemotaxis protein codes for MTSAMRDIDERTNLTNNNQFELLLFRLGDATHSGQSELFGINVFKVREILVMPPVTTVVGAEPSILGMADIRGQVIPVIDLPRLLECSPKSGLNIMLVTEYARSTQGFAVEAVEEIVRLDWSQVISAENSVKGGLVTSIAKLDVGGDNPRLVQVLDVEQILRDVLPTRQPDVDPATVGPQLNLRPGSKILCADDSALARGLIENGLKAMGVQVVMTKTGQEAWEMLGQIADLTSSQGKPIRDEVALVLTDLEMPEMDGFTLTRKIKADARLKSLPVIIHSSLSGEASEEHVRKVGADAYVSKFLAKDLADTIRGVLARHP; via the coding sequence ATGACCAGCGCGATGAGAGACATCGACGAGCGCACCAACCTGACCAACAACAACCAGTTCGAGTTGCTGTTGTTCCGACTTGGCGATGCGACGCACAGCGGACAGTCCGAACTGTTCGGCATCAATGTTTTCAAGGTCAGGGAAATCCTGGTAATGCCGCCGGTCACCACGGTGGTGGGCGCCGAGCCGTCAATCCTGGGCATGGCCGATATCCGCGGCCAGGTGATTCCGGTGATCGACCTGCCGCGCCTGCTGGAATGCTCGCCGAAGTCGGGCCTGAACATCATGCTGGTGACCGAGTACGCGCGGTCGACCCAGGGCTTTGCGGTCGAGGCCGTCGAAGAGATCGTACGACTGGACTGGAGCCAGGTGATTTCGGCCGAGAACAGCGTCAAGGGCGGCCTGGTGACCAGCATCGCCAAGCTCGACGTTGGCGGCGACAACCCGCGCCTGGTGCAGGTGCTGGACGTCGAGCAGATCCTGCGCGACGTGCTGCCGACCCGCCAGCCTGATGTCGATCCGGCCACGGTGGGCCCGCAGCTGAACCTGCGCCCGGGCAGCAAGATCCTGTGCGCCGACGACTCGGCACTTGCCCGCGGCCTGATCGAGAACGGCCTCAAGGCGATGGGCGTGCAGGTGGTGATGACCAAGACCGGCCAGGAAGCCTGGGAGATGCTGGGCCAGATCGCCGATCTGACGTCGAGTCAGGGCAAGCCGATCCGCGACGAGGTGGCGCTGGTGCTGACCGACCTGGAAATGCCGGAGATGGACGGCTTCACGCTGACGCGCAAGATCAAGGCCGATGCCCGGCTGAAGTCGCTGCCCGTGATCATCCACTCGTCCCTGTCGGGCGAGGCCAGCGAGGAACACGTGCGCAAGGTGGGCGCGGACGCCTACGTGTCGAAGTTCCTGGCCAAGGATTTGGCCGACACGATCCGCGGCGTACTGGCGCGGCATCCGTAA
- a CDS encoding transposase, which translates to MDIKAVGIDVSKTTLDVDTLPERGARQFTNDEAGIGALLAYLAEHNGQGQIDRVVLEATGGFETRVSIALAGAGLPVVVVNPRQVRDFAKACGILAKTDRLDAHVLARFGQQIRPPVRALPDEAQREFADLLDRRGQLVTMRAQEKARVVTAPVVALKSLKEHIEWLDARIKTLDIDMTHALRTSEAWKQKVELLDTMPGVGKVTVFMLLGRLPELGQLNRQQIAALVGVAPFNDDSGKRRGQRYIRGGRTEVRNVLYMTAVTAISHNPVIREFHQRLKAAGKPSKLAITACMRKILTILNTMVKTGQPWENRLPA; encoded by the coding sequence ATGGATATCAAGGCAGTAGGAATCGACGTCAGCAAGACGACTCTGGATGTTGACACGCTTCCCGAACGGGGAGCCCGCCAGTTCACCAATGACGAGGCCGGCATCGGCGCTTTGCTGGCCTACCTGGCCGAGCATAACGGCCAGGGCCAGATCGACCGGGTCGTGCTGGAGGCGACCGGGGGCTTTGAAACCCGGGTCAGCATCGCGCTGGCTGGCGCGGGCCTGCCGGTGGTGGTGGTCAATCCCAGGCAGGTGCGGGATTTCGCCAAGGCGTGCGGGATCCTGGCCAAGACGGACCGGTTGGATGCGCATGTGTTGGCGCGGTTTGGCCAGCAGATCCGACCTCCGGTCCGCGCATTGCCCGACGAGGCTCAGCGCGAATTTGCCGATCTGCTGGACCGGCGCGGCCAGTTGGTCACGATGCGCGCGCAGGAAAAGGCGCGGGTCGTCACGGCGCCGGTTGTGGCCCTCAAGAGCCTGAAGGAGCATATCGAATGGCTGGACGCGCGGATCAAGACGCTGGACATCGATATGACCCATGCCTTGCGCACCAGCGAGGCGTGGAAGCAGAAAGTCGAACTGCTCGACACCATGCCGGGCGTTGGCAAGGTGACGGTGTTCATGCTGCTGGGCCGGCTGCCGGAGCTGGGGCAACTCAATCGCCAGCAGATCGCGGCGCTGGTGGGTGTGGCGCCATTCAACGACGACAGCGGCAAACGCCGGGGCCAGCGCTATATCCGTGGCGGGCGCACCGAGGTGCGCAACGTCCTGTACATGACGGCGGTTACCGCCATCTCCCACAATCCGGTCATACGGGAGTTCCATCAACGCCTGAAAGCGGCTGGCAAACCCTCCAAGCTTGCCATCACCGCCTGCATGCGCAAGATCCTGACGATCCTGAACACAATGGTTAAAACCGGCCAACCCTGGGAGAACAGACTGCCTGCTTGA
- a CDS encoding peroxiredoxin, whose protein sequence is MAIRIGETAPDFTAETTEGKINFHEWIGDSWAILFSHPKDFTPVCTTELGYMAKLKPEFDKRNTKIIGLSIDPVGDHSRWAKDIEETQGTAVNYPMIGDHDLHVAKLYDMIHPEASGSGPRTAVDNATIRSVFWIGPDKKIKAMLVYPMSAGRNFDEVLRLLDSLQLNAKHTVATPVNWKPGDDVIIPTSVSDDDAKKKYPDGFKTLKPYLRTVAQPK, encoded by the coding sequence ATGGCCATCCGCATTGGCGAGACAGCCCCGGACTTCACCGCAGAGACCACCGAGGGCAAGATCAACTTCCACGAATGGATCGGCGACAGCTGGGCCATCCTGTTCTCGCACCCCAAGGACTTCACGCCCGTCTGCACCACCGAACTGGGCTACATGGCCAAGCTGAAGCCCGAGTTCGACAAGCGCAATACCAAGATCATCGGCCTGTCGATCGACCCCGTGGGCGACCACTCGCGCTGGGCCAAGGACATCGAGGAAACCCAGGGCACCGCCGTGAACTACCCGATGATCGGCGACCACGACCTGCACGTGGCCAAGCTCTACGACATGATCCACCCCGAGGCCAGCGGCAGCGGCCCGCGCACCGCCGTGGACAACGCCACGATCCGCTCGGTGTTCTGGATCGGCCCCGACAAGAAGATCAAGGCCATGCTGGTCTACCCGATGAGCGCTGGCCGCAATTTCGACGAAGTACTACGTCTGCTGGATTCGCTGCAGCTCAACGCCAAGCACACGGTGGCCACGCCGGTGAACTGGAAACCGGGCGACGACGTGATTATCCCGACCTCGGTTTCCGACGACGATGCAAAGAAGAAATATCCGGACGGATTCAAGACGCTGAAGCCATATCTGCGCACGGTGGCCCAGCCAAAATAA